AATTTCATTATTTTACTAAAAACTGGCGCAGATACTGCACCTCCATAATATTTTTCTCCTTTAGGATTATCAATTATAATTGTTAAAGAAAATTTTGGATTGCTAGCTGGTGCTATTCCTGCAGTATAGGCTATATATTTTTTGATATAGTATCCGTGAATACCTACTTTTTTCGCAGTTCCTGTTTTAATTGCAACACGATATCCTTTAATAGCTGCTTGAGAACCACCTTCTCCAGGGTGAGCAACAGTTTCCATCATATGGATAACATTTTTTACATACCTTTTAGGAAAAATTCTTTTTTCATATAACGGATGATCAATTTTAATAATTGAAAGAGGACGATAAATTCCATAGCTTCCAATAATTGTATATAGACGAGCTAATTGCAGAGGAGTTATCATAAGTCCGTATCCAAAAGAAAAAGTCGCTTTTTCTAGATCTGATAATTTTTTTTTCTTAGGAAGAAAACCTTTTTGTTCTCCGATTAATCCTAAATTAGTTGGCTGTCCTAATCCAAATTTAATATAGCTATTAATCAGTTCTGAGGTATTCATAGATAATGCAATTTTTGATACCCCAACATTACTAGATTTTTTTAATATTCCTGTTATATTTAATTTTTCATGGTATGCAACATCTGTTATTTTATGTTTTTTTATAAAATAAGGTTTTGTGTTAATTATTGAGTTTTTTTTAATTATTCCTCTTTTTAATGCTTCCATAATAACTATTGGTTTAACTGTCGATCCTGGTTCAAAAATATCTGTAATAGCTTTATTACGAAGATTTTTGTTAATCATGTATTGCATATTATTTGGATTATATGAAGGGCTATTAGCCATAGCTAATATTTCTCCAGTTTCAATATTAATTAAAATTGCAATTCCAAAATCTGCTTGATTTTCGTTAACAGCATTATTCAATTTTTGATATACGATTGTTTGTAATTTTTTGTCAATACTGAGTATTAAATTATTAGAATTGGATTTATTAATTAAAGATTCGTTTTCGATTATTTGTCCTTGATTATCTTTTCTTATTTTTCTTTTACCTGGTGTGCCTGTTAAATATGAATTAAAACTTTTTTCTATACCTTCAATTCCCTCTCCATCTATATTATTTATCCCAATTAATTGAGCTGCGATAGCACCAGTAGGATAGTATCGTTTTGATTCTTCTATCAAAAAAACTCCTGGTAATTTTAATGCTTTAATATAATCTCCGATTTCTGGATTAATTTGACGAGCTAAATAAATAAACTTAATATTTTTATCTGAATTAATAAAAAATATTAATTTATTTAATGGAATAGATAGTATCTCTGATAATGCTTTCCAACGTATGTTATTTTTTATATCGTTTTTATTGGTAATCATTGTGGGATCTATAAATACTGCATTGACTGGAACAGCTACAGCTAATGGGTATCCTAATCGATCATTAATTATGCCTCTTCTATTTATTACTGATTGTATTCTTAGTGTTCTACGATCTCCTTCGTATGCTAATTTTTTAGAATTTATTATTTGAAGAAATATTATGCGTAATGTTAAAATTACTAAAAATAAAAAAACAATACTGCATAATGTGACAAAACGCCAATTTATATAAATTATTTTTTTTATTTTTTTTTCTTTAAATAAGTTCATTTTTTTCGTTTATATTTTTATCTATCTATATATTTTAGACATATTTTTTATTTGATTTAAAATATAGATTTTTAATGAATAGAAGGCATAGAAATAGCATTTTTTTCAATGATTAAATTTCTCCATTCATCATCTTTTTTTTTTGTTTTTAAATTTAAATTTTCTTCTTCAGCAATTAGTAGTCGAGTATTGTAGACTACAATAACAACAGAATTAGCAGATAAAATTATTGCTAATAGTAAAATTAAATGAATTTTTCCATATATAAAAAAATCTTTTTTAATTATTTTTGGTAAATCATAACGTTTTATTTTCATATTTATTCTTTTAATTCAGCTGTGCGAAGCACAGAGCTGCGAGCTCGAGGATTTTTTTCAATTTCTTTTTGAGTCGGAAAAATTCGATTAATAATTTTTAATTTACATATTCTTAATGTTTCTAATTTATTTTCTGTAATTGGTAAACCATATGGAACAGTAGCTTTTTTACTATATTTCATCATAAAATTTTTTACTATTCTATCTTCTAAAGAATGAAAACTAATAATAGAAAGACGACCTCCTGGCTTTAATATTTTTAAGCTATTTTCTAATCCTTTTTTAATTTCTTCTAGTTCTTGATTAATATAAATTCTAATAGCTTGAAAAGTTCTTTTCGCAGGATGTTTAAATTTGTTTTTTATAGGTGTTGCTTTTTTTATAATATCTACCAGTTCAAAAGTATTGTTTATTTTCTTTTTTTTGCAATAGTCTTTTATTGCATAAGCAATTCTTTTTGAAAATCGCTCTTCCCCAAAATTTTTTAAAACAAAATAAATTTTATTTATATCACTTTTGAAAAGCCACTCTGAAGCAGAAATACCAGCATGTGGATTCATTCTCATATCTAAAGGACCATTTTTTTTAAATGAAAAGCCTCTTTTTTCATTTTCTATTTGCAGTGATGATGTTCCAAGATCAAATAATATTCCGTTAACTTTGCCAATAATGTTATTATATTTTGCATAATTTAAAATTTTTGAAAAATTTGAATGAATAATATGAAAACGTTTGTCTTTAATTTGATTGCCTATAAATACAGAATTTGGATCTCTATCAATAGCATAGAGTCTTCCTTCTCTTCCTATTGTTTTTAAAATTGAAAGGGCATGACCACCCATTCCAAATGTACCATCAATATAAATGCCATTTTTTTTTATTTTTAATGATTCGATTAGTTCTTTTTTCATTACAGAAATATGTTTGATTGTTTGATTCATATTGGAATATACATGATATAAATAAAGAAAGTACATAGTCATTTTCAAATGAAAATGACTATGTTTAATGTATTTTTTATAAATTATTTTTAAATATTGTTATATAAATAAAAAATCTTTTTTTTAAAAGAATTTTTTTCAATAGAAGTTATTTTCTATGTTTACAAAAAAGTTAACCTCGAGCAATTCCCACTATCCCAGAACGAGTCATTTCAATGATTTCTGTTGTATTTCTAATTATTTTAAGAAAAGAATCTAATTTTTTTGCAGTACCAGTAATCTGTAATACATATGTTGTAGATGTTATATCTACAATTTGTCCTCGAAATACTTCGGTAATATGTTTAACATCATCTTTTTTACAGTTGTTTGTTTGTACCTTTAATAACATTATTTCACGTTCTATATGAGAATTTTGTCCGACTTTTATTACTCTTAATACATCAATTAATTTGTGTAGTTGTTTTTCAATTTGCTCAATAGATTTTTCATTTCCGATTGTTTGTATAGTCATTTTTGATAGAGAAGGATCTTCTGTTGGTGCGACTGTAATTGTTTCTATATTGTAACCTCGCTGTGAAAACAATCCTATGACTCGTGATAATGCACCTGATTCATTCTCTAAGAGAACAGATAAAATTCTTCGCATATTTTTAGGAAACCTCTTTTTTCCTTAACCACATTTCATTCATGCCACCACCTTGAATTTGCATAGGATAAACATGCTCAGAATCATCTATTTGAATATCTAAAAAAACTAAATTACCTTCAGATAGTTTTTTTAATGCTAATATTAATTTTTCTTCTAATTCTTCATTTGTTTTTACCTTTAAACCAATATGTCCGTATGATTCAACTAATTTTACGAAGTCTGGAAGTGAATCCATATATGAATGTGAATGTCTTCCAGAATAGATCATGTCTTGCCATTGTTTAACCATACCTAAAGAAGAATTATTAAGATTTAATATTAAAACTGCAAGATTATACTGTCGTGCTGTAGATAATTCTTGAATATTCATTTGAATACTGCCATCTCCAGTAACACAAATTACAGTAGCTTTCGGTAATGCTAATTTGACCCCTAAAGCAGCAGGCAATCCAAATCCCATAGTACCTAATCCACCTGAATTAATCCAACGTCTAGGTTTATTAAATTGATAATATAACGCAGTAAACATTTGATGTTGACCAACATCTGAAGTAATATAAGACGTTCCCTTTGTTAACTTAAAAAGAGTTTGAATAATTTTTTGTGGTTTTATTTTATTACTTTTTTTATTGTATTCTAAGCTTTTAATTTTTTTCCATTTTCCTATGGAAGACCACCATTCTTTTAAAGAATGAATTTGTTTTTCTTTTTTTATTAATTCAATCATTTCTTTTAAAACTTGTTTAGCATCTCCAACAATAGGAATATCTGCTGAAACAGTTTTAGAAATTGAAGTAGGATCAATGTCAACATGTAAAATAGTAGCATTTGGACAATATTTCTTTAAATTATTTGTTGTTCGATCATCAAATCGTACACCAATTGCAAAAATTACATCAGAATAATGCATAGCCATATTAGCTTCATAAGTTCCATGCATACCTAACATAGAAATACTTTGAATGTGATTTCCAGGAAATGCTCCTAATCCCATTAAAGATGTTGTTACAGGACAATTGATCTTTTCTGCAAATATACGTAATTCTTCACTGCTGTTAGAACTGATTATTCCTCCACCTGCGTAGATAATAGGTTTTTTTGCTTTTAATAGAATACGTAATGCTTTTTTGATTTGTCCCTGATGACCTTTAGTTGTTGGGTTATAGGAACGTATATGTATATTTTTTGGCCATATAAAATTGTATTTATTTGTTTTTTTTAAAATATCTTTTGGTAAATCAATAACTACTGGACCAGGTCGTCCGGTAGATGCTAACCAAAAAGCTTTCTTAAAAATTATAGGTATATCTTCAGTTCTTTTTACTAAAAAACTATGTTTAACTATAGGACGAGAAATACCAATCATGTCACATTCTTGAAATGCATCGTATCCGATTAATGATGAGGCAACTTGACCGGAAATGACGACCATTGGGATAGAATCCATATAAGCTGTAGCAATACCGGTAATAGCGTTGGTAGCACCTGGTCCTGATGTGACTAATACAACACCTATTTTCCCAGTAGATCTCGCATATCCATCAGCCATGTGAGTTGCTGCTTGTTCATGTCTTACTAAAATATGTTCAACTCCGCCAACAGTTTTTAGAGCATCATAAATATCTAGGACAGCACCACCAGGATAACCAAATATATGCTGTATTCCCTGATTAATTAATGATCTGATGACCATTTCGGCTCCTGATAATATTTCCAATTTTTTCCTCCAGGATGCTAATTTATTAGGTTTTATTTCCTAGTTTTCTATTTGTAGTTTATCCTGATAGTTTATCTAGATAAAAAAAAAATAATTTAAAATATTAAAAAATTTTTATTTTTTACTTCATTTTTTAAAATTTGTAGAAAACTTAATTTTTAGATTAATTAATTGAATTATTTTATTATTACAAATATATTTAATATTATCAATCAAGTATTGATTAAAAATTTTTTAAAACAGGGTGATATCCATGTTGAAAATGTATTATTTTTTTTAGTTATAAGACAAACTGCAAGATTTTCTCTTAATGCTAATATTTTAGCTTTTTTAAAACCTAAAATAAGTAATGCGCTATCCCAACCATCAGCTTCTAAAGCAGTTGATGAAATTACACTTACTGATATTAAGTTGTGCGTTACAGGCATTCCTGTTTTAGGATCGATTAAATGTGAAATTTTTTTGCCTTTTAAATAATAATAATTGCGATATGTACCAGCTGTACTAATAGATTTGTTTTTTAAGTGAATTAATAAATGAATTGATTGTATTTTATCAGTAGGTTTTTGAATTGCAATAATTTTAGAATTTTCTTTATTTTTTATTTTAACTAATACTGTACCTCCTATTGAAATAGTATAATTTTCTATTCCTTCTTTTTTGAGAACTGAGGAAAGATGATCTGCTGCAAATCCTTCTCCTAATGTAGAAAGATTAATTTTCATGCCATCTATATTTTTTTTGATGTAATGTTTATTAGCATTGCTAATTAAACTTAAGTGTTTCATTCCGGTAAGAGCCATAACTTGTTTTATTTTATTAATAGAAGGATAGTTATGTGGTTTTTTTTGATTACCAAATCCCCATATATTAATTAGATTGCCAATTGTAATATCTAGTTTTCCATAAGTTTTTTTATTTATTTTTAATGCTATTGAAATAATTTTAAAGAATTTTTTATCAATAGCTAATAGTTGGTTTTTTTTTAGTTTATTAAATTTAGATACTAAAGAATTTTTTTTCCAAGAAGATAATAATTTTTCATCTTCATCTAATTTTCTTTGTATTAAATTTTTTATATGTAATTGATTTGGTACATATGGAATTTTAACTTGCCAATATGTACCCATAGTTTTTCCTTTCAATTTTATAGATTTTTTTTCTTCATTTTTATGTAAAATTGTAAAAAAAATTATAAACAAAAAAAAACATTAAATATAAAATTTAAAATCATTGATATGAAATTATCCGTTTTAAAATAAAAATTTATTATAAATTATTTTTGTATTTTTATTTCGATAAATTTATTTTTTATTTAACCATCGATGGAGTTAATCAAATATCGAGTGTATACTAAAATTTATTGTGATTTAATAATAATATTTTTTATTAGTTTTATTTATAAGATCAGATTGTAATTTACGAGAAAGAAAAGATGAAAAGAATAAATATAGTATTAAGCGGGATAATGCTTTTTTTAACGCTATTACTAAGTTTTGGAATGTCTTGGGGGAATAAAAATTTTACTTCTTCTCAAAATGTTTCTTCTGTACAACTAGCTCCTAGTTTAGCTCCTATGTTAGAAAAAGTTATGCCTTCAGTAATCAGTATCAATATAGAAGGAAGCACTGTAGTTCATACTTCTCGTTTACCTCATCAATTTCAACCCTTTTTTGGTCATAATTCTCCTTTTTGTCAGGGTAATTCACCATTTCGAAATTCTCCTTTTTGTCGTTCTAATCCAAATTCTAATAGTATGCATGAAAAATTTCATGCTCTGGGTTCCGGTGTAATTATTAATGCTGATAAGGCATATGCTGTAACAAATAATCATGTTGTAGAAAATGCAAATAAAATTCAAGTACAATTAAGTGACGGACGTCGTTATGAAGCCTCTATAATTGGTAAAGACTCTCGTTCCGATATTGCTTTAATACAGCTAAAAAATGCGAAAAATTTAAGTGCAATAAAAATTGCTGATTCTGATACTCTTCGAGTAGGTGATTATACTGTAGCTATTGGTAATCCATACGGTCTTGGTGAAACGGTAACTTCTGGTATTATTTCGGCGTTGGGACGAAGTGGATTAAACATTGAGCATTACGAAAATTTTATTCAAACTGATGCAGCTATTAACAGAGGTAATTCTGGTGGTGCATTAGTTAATTTAAAAGGTGAATTAATAGGTATCAATACTGCAATATTAGCACCAGACGGAGGTAATATTGGAATTGGATTTGCTATTCCTGGAAATATGGTTAAAAATCTTACAGAACAAATGGTTAAATTTGGACAAGTAAAACGTGGAGAATTAGGCATAATAGGCATGGAACTAAATTCAGATTTAGCTCATGTAATGAAAATAAATGCTCAAAAAGGTGCATTTGTAAGTCAAGTTTTACCTAATTCTTCTGCTTTTCATGCAGGTATTAAAGCAGGTGATATTATTGTTTCTTTAAATAAAAAAACAATTTCTAGTTTTGCAGCATTACGTGCTGAAGTGGGATCTTTGCCAGTATCTACTAAAATGGAATTAGGAATATTCCGAAATGGAATAACTAAAAACGTGATTGTTGAATTAAAACCATCTTTGAAAAATAGTGTTAGTCTAGGAGATATTTATACAGGAATTGAAGGTGCTGATTTAAGTGATTGTTCATTAAATGGACAAAAAGGTGTAAAAATAGAAAATATAAAATTGAATACTCAAGCTTCAAAAATTGGTTTTAAGAAAGATGATATTATTGTAGAAGTCAATCAAAAAGTAATAAATAATTTAAATGATTTAAAAAATATTTTAGATTCAAAACCAAATATATTAGTTTTTAGTGTGAAGAGAGGGAATAATAGTATTTACTTAGTTAGTGAATAACTACTTTATTGTTCCGCCCGATATAATCACCGGGCGGTTTTCATTTTTCTATTTATCACGCAAAAGTTGATTTATTTCTACTTTATTAAGTGTTTTAGAGTCTACTCGTTTAACAATAACGGCAGCATACAGATTATATTTTCTATCTTTTGATGGTAAACTTCCAGAAACAACTACAGAGTTAGCTGGTACCCTTCCATATAGAATTTCTCCTGTTTCTCTATTATAAATTTTAGTACTTTGCCCTATAAAGACTCCCATAGAGATCACTGATCCTTCTTCTATGATTACTCCCTCTACTATTTCGGAGCGTGCTCCAATAAAACAGTTATCCTCAATAATTGTAGGATTATTTTGTAGAGGTTCTAAAACACCTCCTATGCCTACACCTCCAGATAAATGCACATTTTTCCCAATTTGAGCACAAGAACCTACCGTGGTCCAAGTATCTATCATAGTTCCTTGATCTACATATGCACCAATATTGACATATGATGGCATGATAATAGTATTAGAATTAATAAATGAACCATACCTAATTGTAGCTGGTGGAACTACACGAATTCTTTCTTCTTTAAATTTTTTTTCATTGTAATTTTCATATTTAAGAGGAATTTTGTCGTAATAGTTACTGAAACTTCCTTGAAATACGTTATTTTGATTTAAATACATATACAATAAAATGCTTTTTTTTATCCATTGATTTGTAAT
This genomic interval from Buchnera aphidicola str. Sg (Schizaphis graminum) contains the following:
- the rsmH gene encoding 16S rRNA (cytosine(1402)-N(4))-methyltransferase RsmH, translating into MNQTIKHISVMKKELIESLKIKKNGIYIDGTFGMGGHALSILKTIGREGRLYAIDRDPNSVFIGNQIKDKRFHIIHSNFSKILNYAKYNNIIGKVNGILFDLGTSSLQIENEKRGFSFKKNGPLDMRMNPHAGISASEWLFKSDINKIYFVLKNFGEERFSKRIAYAIKDYCKKKKINNTFELVDIIKKATPIKNKFKHPAKRTFQAIRIYINQELEEIKKGLENSLKILKPGGRLSIISFHSLEDRIVKNFMMKYSKKATVPYGLPITENKLETLRICKLKIINRIFPTQKEIEKNPRARSSVLRTAELKE
- the ftsI gene encoding peptidoglycan glycosyltransferase FtsI gives rise to the protein MNLFKEKKIKKIIYINWRFVTLCSIVFLFLVILTLRIIFLQIINSKKLAYEGDRRTLRIQSVINRRGIINDRLGYPLAVAVPVNAVFIDPTMITNKNDIKNNIRWKALSEILSIPLNKLIFFINSDKNIKFIYLARQINPEIGDYIKALKLPGVFLIEESKRYYPTGAIAAQLIGINNIDGEGIEGIEKSFNSYLTGTPGKRKIRKDNQGQIIENESLINKSNSNNLILSIDKKLQTIVYQKLNNAVNENQADFGIAILINIETGEILAMANSPSYNPNNMQYMINKNLRNKAITDIFEPGSTVKPIVIMEALKRGIIKKNSIINTKPYFIKKHKITDVAYHEKLNITGILKKSSNVGVSKIALSMNTSELINSYIKFGLGQPTNLGLIGEQKGFLPKKKKLSDLEKATFSFGYGLMITPLQLARLYTIIGSYGIYRPLSIIKIDHPLYEKRIFPKRYVKNVIHMMETVAHPGEGGSQAAIKGYRVAIKTGTAKKVGIHGYYIKKYIAYTAGIAPASNPKFSLTIIIDNPKGEKYYGGAVSAPVFSKIMKLVLKEMKIKPDNLKNKLS
- the ilvN gene encoding acetolactate synthase small subunit, with protein sequence MRRILSVLLENESGALSRVIGLFSQRGYNIETITVAPTEDPSLSKMTIQTIGNEKSIEQIEKQLHKLIDVLRVIKVGQNSHIEREIMLLKVQTNNCKKDDVKHITEVFRGQIVDITSTTYVLQITGTAKKLDSFLKIIRNTTEIIEMTRSGIVGIARG
- the dapD gene encoding 2,3,4,5-tetrahydropyridine-2,6-dicarboxylate N-succinyltransferase, which produces MKKYYDIIENAYLKKNEVNTKNIDIETKQTIHHVIELLNSGKIRVAEKKDNIWITNQWIKKSILLYMYLNQNNVFQGSFSNYYDKIPLKYENYNEKKFKEERIRVVPPATIRYGSFINSNTIIMPSYVNIGAYVDQGTMIDTWTTVGSCAQIGKNVHLSGGVGIGGVLEPLQNNPTIIEDNCFIGARSEIVEGVIIEEGSVISMGVFIGQSTKIYNRETGEILYGRVPANSVVVSGSLPSKDRKYNLYAAVIVKRVDSKTLNKVEINQLLRDK
- a CDS encoding acetolactate synthase 3 large subunit; its protein translation is MEILSGAEMVIRSLINQGIQHIFGYPGGAVLDIYDALKTVGGVEHILVRHEQAATHMADGYARSTGKIGVVLVTSGPGATNAITGIATAYMDSIPMVVISGQVASSLIGYDAFQECDMIGISRPIVKHSFLVKRTEDIPIIFKKAFWLASTGRPGPVVIDLPKDILKKTNKYNFIWPKNIHIRSYNPTTKGHQGQIKKALRILLKAKKPIIYAGGGIISSNSSEELRIFAEKINCPVTTSLMGLGAFPGNHIQSISMLGMHGTYEANMAMHYSDVIFAIGVRFDDRTTNNLKKYCPNATILHVDIDPTSISKTVSADIPIVGDAKQVLKEMIELIKKEKQIHSLKEWWSSIGKWKKIKSLEYNKKSNKIKPQKIIQTLFKLTKGTSYITSDVGQHQMFTALYYQFNKPRRWINSGGLGTMGFGLPAALGVKLALPKATVICVTGDGSIQMNIQELSTARQYNLAVLILNLNNSSLGMVKQWQDMIYSGRHSHSYMDSLPDFVKLVESYGHIGLKVKTNEELEEKLILALKKLSEGNLVFLDIQIDDSEHVYPMQIQGGGMNEMWLRKKEVS
- the ftsL gene encoding cell division protein FtsL, whose product is MKIKRYDLPKIIKKDFFIYGKIHLILLLAIILSANSVVIVVYNTRLLIAEEENLNLKTKKKDDEWRNLIIEKNAISMPSIH
- the degP gene encoding serine endoprotease DegP: MKRINIVLSGIMLFLTLLLSFGMSWGNKNFTSSQNVSSVQLAPSLAPMLEKVMPSVISINIEGSTVVHTSRLPHQFQPFFGHNSPFCQGNSPFRNSPFCRSNPNSNSMHEKFHALGSGVIINADKAYAVTNNHVVENANKIQVQLSDGRRYEASIIGKDSRSDIALIQLKNAKNLSAIKIADSDTLRVGDYTVAIGNPYGLGETVTSGIISALGRSGLNIEHYENFIQTDAAINRGNSGGALVNLKGELIGINTAILAPDGGNIGIGFAIPGNMVKNLTEQMVKFGQVKRGELGIIGMELNSDLAHVMKINAQKGAFVSQVLPNSSAFHAGIKAGDIIVSLNKKTISSFAALRAEVGSLPVSTKMELGIFRNGITKNVIVELKPSLKNSVSLGDIYTGIEGADLSDCSLNGQKGVKIENIKLNTQASKIGFKKDDIIVEVNQKVINNLNDLKNILDSKPNILVFSVKRGNNSIYLVSE
- a CDS encoding FAD:protein FMN transferase, with amino-acid sequence MGTYWQVKIPYVPNQLHIKNLIQRKLDEDEKLLSSWKKNSLVSKFNKLKKNQLLAIDKKFFKIISIALKINKKTYGKLDITIGNLINIWGFGNQKKPHNYPSINKIKQVMALTGMKHLSLISNANKHYIKKNIDGMKINLSTLGEGFAADHLSSVLKKEGIENYTISIGGTVLVKIKNKENSKIIAIQKPTDKIQSIHLLIHLKNKSISTAGTYRNYYYLKGKKISHLIDPKTGMPVTHNLISVSVISSTALEADGWDSALLILGFKKAKILALRENLAVCLITKKNNTFSTWISPCFKKFLINT